ATTCTGTATCCAAGAAAATTAGCTCTAACCAAAGTATTTTCCAAGGTGAAGCTCCTCCTCTAGTGAAATAGAGCGCAGAGGGAATGAATGGCTGAGAGAGACAGGAGAAGAGCTGCTACTAAGTCAATCATCAAATAGGAGAGGCCTGATCTACTTTGAAGAGCTGACAAGTTCATGTTTAACAGTACATAAGGAACTATGTTACATTAGCTAAGGTAAAAGGTGGGTCagtatcagaaaaaaagtaagaCCATCCCCAGCTAGTCTGTTCAAATCCAAAAATTAGCAGGGGAAGGGcccacaaaaataaaacactgaTTACATTTAAGAATTTAAATCATTTTATTGCTTTACCTGCCATTAGGACAATCTATAACAAAAGGAATATATTAGCACATACAATAAGTCAGACTTATAGTCAGGTAACAATACAAAAATGGTCCTCTGGTTTACTATAGCACTCTAGggcagtagatttttttttaatttgctaaaGTGACCTAGCAAAACAGATTATCTTCTAAAGCCCTGAATGTTAGCTAAGGCAAACTATACAACTGTGAATTCAAACATATTTAAATTGCACACAAAGGTAAAGCTTTAACTGTGATTAATATTTAACTCAGACATAGCTGGTTCATCTTAAAATCCTGTTGGTAAAACTACAAAAGGGAGTAAACAGCAAGCTAAAAAGACGCAGTAGTGAAACTTGATTAGAAAGCCTTATataaaaaaatgtgcatttttttaGCGCTTACATAACATTTAAAATCTTTTTGGTGCTTCAACAAGGATCAAATCAAGCTTCAAAAATAACAAAAGGTATAAGGAAAAATAATCCCTGTAGATTTGAACTGAATAGAATTTAGAGAAAAAAGTAACATGGATCTCTGAAGAATGCAGGTGGATATCCTTACCTTACCAAGGTGGTTAGGAtgagcagaaggaattaacaatgtATATTTTACATTTAATCCAAATCCAGATACGCGGACATATCAACAGCTGCCcacagatttttttcaaaaaatatgctAAGGTTCCTATTCCTCCAACTGCAAAGTATGATTAGCAAATGTTCTTCCAACAGCTAGCAAGTCAGAAAGGTGTATACTAGGTCCAATTGTCCAAGGGGAGGGACTGCTAACCAGGCAAGTAAGATTAGTTAAGAAACACGTTGCATAAACAATGCAAAACACTTGCTGCCACTCCCATATAAAGCTCTATAGTAGTTTTAGATCATTTAGGTTACAAATAAACTGACTTGCTTACATTCTCCAACTGTGAAATTCAATAAAGCTAGTGGATAGCACCGAGTGCCACACAGAATATTGTTAACACAAACCTGGTAAATACTGAAACACACTTCTGACTTGACAACAGGATTAACTTTCCAAAACTAGTTATTTCACTAGATCAATGAGAATGTGAGGCCAAACAAACAAGAGCATGTGTCTCCTTCCAGCTAAATATGTTAGGAGTTTGACAGGAAATAGACATTGATTCTTCTGCTTCCTGTCTTTCATTTTAGCCAGAGTCCTATCATCTTCCTAAATTAGACTGTATATTCCATCCTGCATTGACCACCAGTTACATAAATAGCATCACTGAACTATCTGGTTCCAAAGTTAACAGGGAAGGCAAAGCTTGGAAAGGGCAGGCGTAAGACTGCATACATAAGAATGCACCCTTCAGCTTCCTGTTCTAGATAGTGTGGATGGGGTGTTACAACTCACACTAGCTGAGGAGCAGTACACAAGTGTAAACACCTACACCTATATTCAGGGGTTTAGCACATTGGTTGCCCTTTGAGAAAAATCAGGAGAggcatatattataaatattcacATCTGAGAACAGGCAAAACTTTTTGCTGTGCCAAAGATAGCAACACTTGGCAATAGTTGCCAAAACAAAAGCTTGTATACAAAAACCTGACAAACAATAACCAAGCCATCTTGAAATGGATACAGATGCACAAAACTATCAAACTTCTAACTCTGGTTTTACTAGAAGTTGATCTCAGTAAACTTAACCAAACGTCACTCATATCCAGAACATTTTGCCAAGAGGTTGAGCTGAGAAAGTAAGTTTCTCCGTCTGAGAAAAGTACAGTAGAAAGTGATCACAATCTAAAAGGAACATGGGACTCACTGTGGAGAACGCACGGTTAGAATTTCTCACTGTTACATCCTTAACTCTACTGCAATAATCTCGGTGCTCAGGAATTGTTCCCAGCAGAAGGAATGGCAGTCACTGGCCATACTGGACAGTGTACATTACACAGAGAGAAGCAGTAACAGTAAAAGTTTCCATACAATTCCCTATTTTCAATGGGGCTAGGAGCACCAAAATAGTACTCTAAAATTTAAAACGCTGTGAAAAGCAACTGCTTTCTTcccgtccccccaccccaccccacccccactctcAGACAGACAGGAAGCTGCAATAGCCAGTAGCCGTGTGGCTCTGCACAAGAGTAATGAAAACAGTCTGCGTTTGTGAAGCATGTATTTGAGAAGGAGGGAGActtcagacagagagagagacaaagctgTTGTACTGCTGGATGTTCCGTTTCAGAATATCGGAGCATGGACCCAAGACACGCTCAAATCTGGGCCGATCAAGCTTTACACATTTTAAGGGGCCACGAGCAACAACAGTGGCAGCACGAGGACGATTCATTAATAGAGCTATTTCGCCTACAagggaaaaaaagacatttaTTACAAATGGACCAATTAATGGAAAACTGATAACTTATGTACTGAACTAAAACTATGCTCTCTTTCATTATGAGAGAAAAACTATAATAATTCCTGAACAGCTGTAGCTACTTTTAACCTCATTAGTTCCCGCTTTTTTCTCTTACCTCCCTAACAGGAAATATTTGGAAATGATTGTTGTGAAATGTCATCAACATAATACATCGTGCATTGTTGGCTTGTATGCTAACCTAGAAGTGGGCAACCTGACGCTCTAAGGATAAATGAAATCTTCATACCTGATTTTTGAAGCTTCCTCCAGCCATgatttaaaactggaaaaaaccTCTGACATTTaaagacaggaaacacaactaaacctttaaaataagttttacttacattaaaagaataaaatcccCCACAACCTCAAGGgttaaaaagcaggaaaaaaccaAATCCCACAGGTTTTCGAGGATTGCTTCACCCACTATGGCTCTCATACAGtcaaaaagcagaatataaactTCAGTAATCAAAAGATTGTCTATTCCTGCCTTAATATGAATAGAGATGCAATTCCCATCTGAGTACGTCCATCTGCCTTCAAATGAAAACTAGACTTTTCTTTCAAGCAAAAACTAGTTCGTAGACATTATAAGTAAAATGTGTTAAGAATGACGAGAATCCTTTTCACTCCATTTATTACCCTTAGGAGAATCACCGATTATTATTCAATGCAATTTTGCTTTAAAATCTCAAAATTTGGTGAAGGATTCACTTATTTCCAAGTAATAATGCATATAGAGACTTTTTTCAAGCTCAAATGGTTAAAAATGTTCTTTTACACTGTTGGGGAAtggtgttttaaaataaaaattttttttcagaattccCAATAATCCAATAAATCTGGATTAAACATACCGTGTTTTGCATCTCCTCCCCTTTTAGATTTATTTGTAATGATCCATAACTGACTTAACACCACTTGTGGTTGCAGGTTTTGTACCTGTTGCTTATTGTTATTGCCGCATATATTAGAATATGTATTTTAGAAAACAATACAATTCTATATAGGATTGATGGAAAAGTCAAAATATGTGTCTGATTTCCCTCTTCTCACAttattttcagttaaaaaaaaataaagttatgcTAACTACAGTTAACATAGGACAGGAGACTTCTTTGCATACCAAATGGCTTGCTATTAATATAATTGGGCTTCGAGGAGTTAGCACAAAAGTGTGAAGAAGCTAATTGCCTCATTTTAATCCCCCTCAGACAGGAGAGAAAACAATTTTCTTACATTTATGGAAATGTTCCATAATACCATGGAAATATATTTAAAGGATAACTAcaatattgtaaaaataataatatgatgtCTAATAATATGACACTGTTTTAACTCAATCCACACCCTATTCCAAAGATCATCATGACAGATAATAAACTATCTAGATAGGGGAATTTTATTTCAATCAATGTCTGATGTTCCAATCCAAAGCTCTTATGACAGATTCCAAGCCAGAATTTTAAAAGATTGGTAAGGACATAAAGCTATTCCGTCATCACCAGCCAAGAAGGAAGTATATCACCTTTACTAAAATTTATTTAGCTCTGAGGAATATTGCATCTTTTTCAAATAACTTTTACTATGCAGATTAGTATCAGTTTGATGTCAGTATTTTCCGCTAGTGCAATGCATTTCCCTGACGTAAGCACTATTATAGAGACGTGGTGATAGAATACTGATGTGCCTATGGGAGGTGGAAGGCATGGAAGACAAAGGAAAACTCACCAAAATAATCAGAGGGTGCAAGTCTGCCCACTTCAACAAATTCTTCGTGCTCTGACCTGCGCTGCAACACAGCAGCTGTACCCTGTAAAGGAATCAGAGGGTTAGTGACAGGTTTTTTTTCTATATGCCAAAACAACAATTTCATCATAGATTCGGAAAGCAGAGGCAGCTCCATTTAATAACTCAAATTAATGTGTTCCCATAACCCTTAAGATCTACTGAGAGAAGCTGTGTGTCCATCCTTGGTGCCATATATTACCCACAAGTTTGTTTTATAACCAAACTGGATATTCTTTCTGCtgtatggtttttttaaataatattctcCAATCATGATCAAATAATTAAATTTACTGAGAGCCATTTTAAACTCAGTGAAGTATTGctagtatttttatatatattttcaaaaatacaaTCACATTTCATGAGAGGGATtgtactgcaaaaaaaaataaatcagagttAAATCAAGAGAAATGAAGCTAAAACTGTAACTAACAACAATACAGACTATTATTACTCACCTCTAATATAATGAAAAATTCATCTCCAGGTTCTCCCTGCACCACAATTTTTTGTCCATCCTCAAACTGTACTGGCTCTAATGCATCAGCCACTGTGAGACGTTCCCATTTGTCAAGGGATTCTAAATTAAAAGGTAACTATTTAATAGCAAATTTTTCTGGGTTGCAAAGATTTATAATTAAGGTATTTGTTTACTTAAAATGAGGGGTTTCTGCTCCTATCTGCCCCATTAGATAGCCATACATAGCCATTATGCAGGCTGTTCAATCACAATCTCTCACTTTACTACAAATAATTTAACATTCATTCACAGTCacaaatttggcagttcaaataatAACATCTCAACAATGCTGAAAGGATTGTCAAGGTCCTTTATAGCAGATTAGGTGATTATGTTTTAATTAGGAGGCCAGGACTAAGATAACTGTGCCCTCTTAAGTTACTGAAATGCAAATTCCAATATTACTCAATACTGGTCACGCTATTGGGGCTGCTGGAAGTTAAGAGCCTGCAACTTAATGAGGAACTTTTAGTGTAAATACTAGCAACTCTAATGGACATCCCTGCATCTGGTTCAATGTTCCAGGTTCAATAAGGAGATTCTCTCTTTCAGTCACAGAGCTGGTAATACTCCTTAGAAAACGCTCCAAAATAAACCCATTCTGTACCTATGTCCTAAGAAACAAAAATCAATCAAAATCAAATTAATTCTTAGGGCGGTGGGTTATTCAAAACGTTATCTCTTCATAACAGTTCATCAACACAAATAaggtattttaaaaacaataaagtgaTCAAAAATTAATTCTATTTAGAAATATGTAAATGCTTACAATTGACAATATTGTAAATAGGTCATCATACAACTGATAATGTTAACAAATCCTTACAAGCAGTAAGTTTCTCATGTACAGTTGCTTTCCTTTACAGCAAGGTTGCAAAAATGTGACAATTTAATATATAGCACAGAAAGATGTTCTGAAGCAGTGCCTGGACTCTAAATCCTGTTTTGGAGACAGGCTACATGAGTACATAAACAAGTCAATGATATGGGCATGGGTGTGCGCAAACACACACGGATATATAGGAAGCAGATGTAGGAAAGATGTAGGAAAAGagttgaataaaaaataaaagactgaAGGACACCAAACAAAATtatggaagaaaatatttaagaGGAAGCTATATGCTGAAGCACATACAGAAATTGAaacatttttctgcattttttcagCAATACAAGTTAGTCACAAACCAAACTTTTGTCAAAAGGAAGAAcaaaaccccaaaatttatgtctttCAGACTATTGACAAAGTATAAGCAGGATGATAAAGAGAAgagcaatacaatacaatgcaaaataataaataaaaagaacagcagcaacaaaatatagaataacagaatgcaTGTAATATTCTCTATCTGCCTGTATAGTAGTAACACCAAGAAATTTGTCACACTTACCAAGTATTGACACTTTACTAAGAAattcttcatacatttttctCTTCCTCAGTGTGCTACCCTAGAAGTTGGGGAAGAAAATACACCTGAAAATCAGTATTATCTCTATTTTGCTCTGTTTTAGGAAGCTAGAATACTCTCCTGTCATGAGCTTATTAAGGTCATAAATAGTTCTGAGTTCTTGGTTTGTTAGTTCCTGATTGAATGCTTGTatagtaaataataatttaaaagtgTATTACTTAGAGACCCAGGAGAGCAAAAAACTggcttacatttaaaaaaaaataatgaacataATGTGTCATCTAGATTCTTACACTAAGTATCTATATTGCATATTAggtccatttattttttaaaaaatcagtttcatGTGCATCCATCTAGATGTCAGTCGTGCTAAACTTGGTAGGAAAATTTATTGGCATTTAAGAGGGTTTTTAATGTATAATACAAAAACAAAAGCCCCCTTGGGTCTTAGATATCTGATCCAATATTCACATGAAATTATATTCTGTTCACAGCATTTAATAGTGTGTTATTATGGGCATGACACTACATAGTGTAGAGAGAAGTTATTTTCACTACCAGTAATTGTTTTCCTTGCACTCTCTAGCCATCATGAGACAAAACAAATTAATTATAAGCAAGAGTCACTTGCGTATTTCTGGCTGTTAAAAGAATTTGTTTTCTTCAACCAGTATCTatttagcaacatcaatttaatttacagttgaaaaaatgaattttattagAATGCTGATGATTGGAGTTTCATTGCCTTCCCACCATATAAAAGGTATTCATTTAAAGTAATATTTTGAAGTGCAAATGGATTAAAtggcacattaaaaatgaaagctaAACTTGTCCAGCTTAAATGAGATTTATGAGGTCAGGTTAGAGCATTACTGAGAACTCTGTAAAACAGTACTAATTCAATTTCATACTTAATAATATGGCTCAGCTCAAGACTTCTTAGAAAACTGTTATGTCTGTAATTCACTTTTAACCTTTACAACGCAGCAAGGGTGAATTTCAGAAACTGAGCTGTCAAGTCATTCATCTGCATTGATGAAAACAATAAATATGTTTGACTGGGATTTAGCAAGCTAAAATTGTACAAGTCCCACCACAAGAGTAGAAATTAAAGAACTGTGCCTCATTTCCGTATCTCTTAGTATAAACAAACAATTTGTGACATCTTAATCATAAAATAAGCACAGACATGGGTATTGACCTGATCACTAATATAAACATCCAATATTCATTTTGTGAAAGGCTACATTCAGATGAAATGATCACTACTCAGTTGTTCTTCCTATCAATTCATTATAATTCTATTTACTGATATGCTTCCCCAAATAAAGTATGGTATAAATGCATTGTTTCTTTCAAGACACTGAAATACTTACCATAAGAATTCTTCTATAGCTATCTCGATCTATACCCCACAGTTTCACGTTGGTTTTTGCTTTGACAGTTGCTGCTCGGGGTGTCCCATAGATCAGTGCAAGTTCTCCAAAGCTGCCCCCCTCTCCAACACTGGTGGCCCATTCACTGTTCACATAAACCTGGAGGAGGAATATATACACAtctatttcaaaatatattttatgtttttgttttgataTGTACTTTGTTAAttctagcttttttaaaaaaaaaagaaaagaaaatatttttacattctgttttaaattttgttaaCAGCATTGAGGCCTTTCCGGAACAGAATGAAATCAAACAAATAACATCTTAATAATTTATCATGTGTTCATAATAAGCAAACATCAAGAGGCTGCTCCTGTTTGGAAAAATGtttaagcattatttgcataataAAAGGGTTCACTCTATTTATTTAACTCAATGTACTACCTAGGTCGCACATTACTTTTTATTAATTACGTGCCTTCAAATAATTGTTGACACTTAAGTGACCGCATAGAGGATGATCTGTCCTCAACCTGATCCCTCAGGTCTTTCAATGATAAACCCACTGAAATTCaatccatccactttgctgctaGTCACCCTATTCACgtgaatataaattatttttttaaaaaagtcatgtgacggcaacatgacacggcgagtttgacacccgtgtctttgacttacaaccacaactgagcccaaaatcctaagcaaagcagttgttaaatgacttttgccccattttaagaccttttctgccacagttgttgaactaatcactgcagttattaagtgaatcataccaTAATTAAGCGAATCTTGCTCCCATTTACTCTGCAGTCaggagctggctgggaaggttacacatggagatcacatgaccccaggacaggacaacatcataaatacatgccaatggcCAAgagctcaaattttgatcatggtgaccatggggatgctgtaatggtcgtaagtttgaaaactggtcataagtcactttttccagtgctgttgtaacttcaaacagttactaaatgaatagttgtaagtcaacgaCAACCTGTATGTGAGCAATCCAAACAGTGAACAATTCCGTATCTTAAAACAACCCATTCAAAGAGATATACAGGGATATCACATAACTATAaaaccagatatgtgccaatgtAGGCTCCAGGTTCTGctgaaataaaatcattttgAGAAAGTTCTTGAGCATAAGGATGAGACTGAATCATGCTTCCAGGAGGGAGCAATGTGCAGTACAGTGGGAATTACTACAGAAGAGGCCAGTGTCCTGGATCAAATCCCCTTATTATCTCCTATAGGATGGGGAAACTCAGGCCAAGCTCTTTACGTTGAaactaaatttattaaatttgtatgccacccaaTTCCTAATGACTTTGGTAGTTATTGTTCATACTTTTCATTCCTGATTACTTAAAAGTACCAGGAAAATATGCTACAATTATTATTTGGAATCAATAATGAAAACTTCTTTATCAGTTATCAAAACGTAATGATTTTATAAGCCATGATTAAAATAAAGCGCTTAACACATTTAAAGCACCAACCAATATCTTAATTTAGTCTCAACAGTAGCCTGTGCTATATCACAAAACAAATGGCTAAAATAAGTTTAGAGAAAGGCAGACCACAATAGAGACTCAAATCCCAACTGGTTGTATTGTATTTAATAAACATGATCATCTTTAATATTATCGTAGATGTATTAAAACTATGCAATGACACTAGATCAATAtatttaaagggggaaaaaacttacATCCATTTCTCCTTGATCAACAACATAGAAGTTATCCCCTTCATCACCTTAAGAAAGAAAAGGACAGTGTGTAAAATAACTTTCCTAATTGTTTAAAAAACATTAGAgatatgccttttaattttagcaTGAACAGAACTTTTTAGATCGAACATCAATCAGCATAATATGTACAATTACAATTTTATATTTAGCAAAATTTTAGAATATTCAGTATTTCCTTCAGTTTTTGGTGCAAATTCATGCAAATTAGACTTTGTATACTATGTCTaactattaatttaaaaaaatggagctATTCAGCTATGATCGTATAGTTAAGGATCAACCAGCTTACCTCAAGTGAATGTAAAAGCTTCTGCAAAAACCAATGCTGGCTGCTATTTGTTTTTAAGATTTGTATCCTTAACCCTAACCAATTTACCAAAGCATtaccaagaaaaaataaataatgaataactTACATTAGAAGAAACCCCTAATATATTGCACAGTGAATactagtagtcctcaacttccaatcagttgagcccaaaatttcctgtTGCTTAGGgaaacagttaagtgagttttgccccattttatgccctttcttgccatagttgataagtgaatcatttcagttgttaagtgaatctgacttctccactgactttgctcaacAAAAAGTTGCAAGAGGTGATCATATGATACTGGGACACTGCTACCatcatgagtcagttgtcaagtgtccaaagtttgattatgtgaccatggagacactgcaacagttgtaagtgtgaaaagggatcataagtcactttttttcagggccgttgtaactccgaatgatcactaaaccacctgctgtaagtcgagaactatctgtaatatATTAGGAATATCTTTCTATATCAAGTCTTATATCATAAAAAAACAGTTACGTAAGCTAACTATTAGAAGTTAAATAAATTCCagtcaaaaaaataaatcacatacCTTGCTGTATCACAGTCTCACCAGCAATGTAAGTGACTGGAAACATTGCATCAAATATATCACTGAAAGGAAGTATAGATTTACTCAGCATAAAAGGAAAAAGTAGAACACATTTATGCTAATATTGTTAATTAAGATGAAGTCATCAGAAAAGAATGGtttttgtaaggtttttttttttacatttatatcacgcccttttccgaagacttagggcggcttacactatgttagcaatagtcttcatccatttgtatattatatacaaagtcaacttattgcccccaacaatctgggtcctcattttacctaccttataaaggatggaaggctgagtcaaccttgggcctggtgggacttgaacctgcagtaattgcaagcagctgtggtaataacagactgtcttagcagtctgagccaccagaggccctatacttgatcttttttttactattggcatTTCACTTGCTGAAATGAGGTATTATTTCCTACCTCATTCTATTTTCATAATGGAATCTGTAATAATATGAACAGTCTACTTTGTTTCccatttttcaattctaaaacaattataatgaacaccatttttaaaataaaactaaaaactggCTTTGCCAACAAACCTGCTGGATAAGTTAGAGGAAGACTCATAGTATTAAAAATATCCATGCAGCCTTGTATGGGTAATAGCTTAGTTTCATTAAAGAGCACTTCTACATGTTTTATGACACAGATATGATTATTAATCCCTGCATGTGTACAAGAAAGAaggtataaattattataaaataatcccAAAATTCATAAAACAAAGTTTATCTAGTTGAAAACTAATTTGAGGGTACTGATTGTGCCAAACAAAGGACAATGATAGATTTTTCTTCTATAATCTCACAATTCACCTTTAGTTATGTTTCTAATCTTGcctaggaagtaaaaaaaatagattgcaaACTCTGGGAGTGACATGAGGTTACTGTAACATCCTACG
This genomic window from Ahaetulla prasina isolate Xishuangbanna chromosome 2, ASM2864084v1, whole genome shotgun sequence contains:
- the PRKAR1A gene encoding cAMP-dependent protein kinase type I-alpha regulatory subunit; this encodes MAASSSSSSEEERSLRECEHYVQKHNIQQLLKDCIVQLCTVRPERPMGFLREYFERLEKEETKQFISQQKASSRTDSREDEISPPPPMNPVVKGRRRRGAISAEVYTEEDAASYVRKVIPKDYKTMAALAKAIEKNVLFAHLDDNERSDIFDAMFPVTYIAGETVIQQGDEGDNFYVVDQGEMDVYVNSEWATSVGEGGSFGELALIYGTPRAATVKAKTNVKLWGIDRDSYRRILMGSTLRKRKMYEEFLSKVSILESLDKWERLTVADALEPVQFEDGQKIVVQGEPGDEFFIILEGTAAVLQRRSEHEEFVEVGRLAPSDYFGEIALLMNRPRAATVVARGPLKCVKLDRPRFERVLGPCSDILKRNIQQYNSFVSLSV